The region CATTGTGCTGCATAATCCTGCACGTGAGAAAGACCCTGCTTGTGGTCCACTCATTGATTTTGTTGCTCTCAAGGCTTTGAAAAACCCCCATAGACCAAAAGGTAACTCCTCATGTCTTTAACTAATACCTGCTCCTATTCAGATACCTCTTTATAACAGTTAATCCCCTATAATAACAATTCACTATAACggttaaatttatttttggaatcgatttttcatgttatgttatattatatgttctctataacaGTATTTCGCTCTAGCAGCAAAAAAATGTCCAAAAAATGATATTATAAAAAGATTTGACTGTATCTATCTTTTAAGATTTTTGTACACTATTTATAAAAAAGATATTTAATAGTTTTAATCGTAAGAGTATTTGTCCAAACATAGACTTAATTATTTATGCTAGTATCTGTTCCCGATCATGGCAGCATTAGTTGATCGTTTGAAAGCATAAACTTGTTCACCCTTACTAGTTGGGTCTACGATTTAGTAAGCGAATATTGAATAAATGCACCTTATtgtgtgtatttatttattttcttctttttttttaaattttttagagCTTACatgttaatttttaaaaaaaaaaaaaaaaattaaattttcattaaaaaaaatgagttttaaaacccgtttttttttttttaatttatgctaaatttgatttttttaaacccatttaaaaaaaaaaactaaaaacatggattaaaaattgaattttctttttaaaaaaatgatttttcaaaacccttttttttacaaaaaaattaaaaatttgtttttttcgagtgatttttttttaaatatggaaaaaaatggatttgttaaaaatatggaaaacttgactTTAAAAATCCAATCTAgttggttttttaaaataaaaaattaatatgtgGAAAacccaaaccaaaccaaatataatatatattttacttttttacgTTTGGTTGTAATCGGTTAGGGGGGTAATGGGCTCAAGAAAAGGTGAGTGTGTACGTAAGCAAGAATTTTGAAGTCGGTTTGTATAAAACCTTATCATATATAGACAATTCTCTGTTTTCGTATTTGGATGGGTTCatggttaaaataaaaaacaaaccaatctagttttgcttttaaaaatattaataccAAACCAAtccaaatataatatatattcatcGGTTTTGTTAATCGAGTTAGGTTCTTTcatgtttgtttttttgtttttttcctacAATTACGATAGAACTTTCTatcattttccaacttataattCGTTATCACCCATTTATTGCAGTAGCTATAGTTTTCTTGGATTATGGAGAAAATATCTTAGGATTTATAAGttttaattaagtgaataaagtttataagaaatataaaaaataaatctaggtAAATCTCGTAGTTGtgtctttgaataaatgagtttgaattcattgatttctttttaaaaatcggcttaaggtataaagttcattagcctattaGAGATAAATAAATTTTGCTTAAGAAGtatacaaattatttaaaagtatttataaaaattaatacatTGTACATATGTAATAATAAAAAGTATGTATAAAATTGTCGGTTAGGTTCGGTTTTTTCTTCGGTTTGCCCgtagtaaaaccaaaaccaaaccaaatactaTCGGTTCTTAAAAacttaaaaccaaaccaaacccaaCCCAATAAATATCGGTTTATttaatcggtttggttcggtttttaaccaaaccgacATATATACTACTCCATGTTCTTAACTTTTTGACACATATAATTTgagtttgaaatttttgaaacttgtggtcctAAATCTGTCAGAACATTTatgtgattataattataagTCATCAAGGATGAATTGGAAgtttgaattaaattattttcaaatttaaaaagataCTGCTCTTTTTTGTACGAAACTAATAAGAACAGGACCATATATAATGGAGTGGATGGAGTATACACACACTTACTATTTAATCTAGGTTATCAATTAATAACCATTATATGGAATTGCCTGTAATTACCTTTTAAATGATCAGATTATGTAAATATTTCTTACGCCGTCAATGCAAGAAAGCTAAGCTCTGACTACATAAATGTATGCAGACAACATGTTGAAGAATGGGAACTTTGAGGAAGGTCCATACATCTTCCCTAACACAAACTGGGGTGTCCTAATTCCTCCCAACATAGAAGATGATCATTGCCCGTTACCTGGATGGATGGTCGAGTCTCTCAAGGCCATAAAGTACGTTGATTCTGATCACTTCACCGTTCCCGAGGGCAAACGAGCAGTCGAGCTAGTCGCGGGACGAGAAAGTTCAATAGCACAAGAAGTAATAACCCAAGCAGGAAAGATTTATGATCTCATATTTTCAGTTGGAGATGCTAACAATTCTTGTGAAGGGTCTATGCTTGTTGAGGCATTTGCTGGCAAAGTTGCACTACAAGTTCCTTATATGTCCAAAGGCAAAGGTGGGTTCAAACGTGCCAAGCTTAGGTTCACAGCGATGTCTCGACGAACCAGGGTCAGGTTCTTGAGCTCGTATTATCATATGAAGGGTGACAACTCTGGGTCCTTGTGTGGTCCAGTGGTCGATGATGTTAGGTTAGTCAGCGTTCGCAATCCCCGCATTCCATAGGTCAATTAATTAATGAGTTTACGTTCTATGCACTGACAGtcagtgtatataacttaaactcttaaCTAATTAATGCAGGAACAACTAACCTGCGATGTtatgtatgtctctttttcatATTATATAATCAGTGTAATATTATTATAGTGCAATTGTTGCTTTCATATATAATGTTACACGAGCAAGAGATTTAAATTATTTGGTGTTTCAGTGTAACGTCTTACATGTATTTatcaaaatttcaagaaatcaaatgaagttatgttagtcAATCTCACTTTCTTTGCACCCGCTTTTGGTATATGTCCACGGTTCATTATGATTGTAATTTCCTGAAATGCAGAATTCTGGACTCTGTTTCCATTACTTTACCGTTAACAAATTAATCTTGTTGAGTGGGAATAAGGATAAAAATCAGAAACCGGTAGGTGAAAGCAACGCATGTCAAATTCTACAGAGTGATATGTTCGTCTATATTTTATATCTGATACAAAAAAAGGCGGGCAGTGCTAAGCTCACGTTCTGCGTGGGTCCGGGGAAGGGTCGGACCACAAGGGTCCGTTGTATTGGTAAGAATTTGAGCATCGAATCCAAAACTTTAAGAGAACGAGTGTGGAGTAATTCATGGGAAGCAGAAACCTTCATTTTGTAGTTAAAAGTCCTGGTGAAAAGACTTATAGTATCCAACCTAAAACTTTAAGACACTATATATGAGTAGAGTAGCTCTAGACATTTATAACTCAAAACACCTATGCACCTTTTGAGTGAGAATTGACTTACCAAATGTTGGTTCTGATGTCATATAAGATCCTTATAAATCCTTTTGGAAGCTCTTACACTCTCTATGTAATATAAATAACTCAACCAACTTTATAAGACCTTTATATAACTCAACAACCCTGGATCCTCCAGAAGTTAAAAGTGACCTGGTTGCACCTTATAAGATTTTTTTGCAACTACTTGTAGCATTACCAAACTTCTCAGTTATCACTAATTAAAGCTTTTTgcccctttcttttttcttgattggACTTCTTTTAACTTGAAGAATACTTCTAATATTCCTGTCTTATTTTATGTGACCGTATGATTCATTTTATCTTCCCCACGAGTCTAACATGATGAGCCCAAAGTTACGGCAACTTCAGATGAAAGGGAATAAGGGTATTGAGAAAAGTATTTTCCTAAGGATCTAGAACTGCAATCCCTTTTAGGGACCAAATACATCTGATTTGTACCTTAAGTgccaaagaaaaatgaaaagcagcctgaaaaagagcaaaaaagaaCATAACCTCCAATACggtaaacaaaataaaatcatattgatGTCCTAATTGTACAGCTTGCGTATGATATCATTCGAATGTGAATTCACGTAGAACATCGCGCCACCATACAAATATGGTATATGGGATAAATATAAGGCCCAATTGATTGTGCATAAGGAagatagacttttgaaacttgtagttTAAAACAAGTTACAAATATTTGTGTGGCGATAAATCATCTCAACAAAGGTAAAGTGGgaaatttaaagttaatttgttcttcaatatataaaggtatcattttctttttggaaCAGACTAAAAAACACAGAATGTCACCTAAAATGGAGCAGAGTGAGCAAACTGTATACTTTAACTTGTGAATGGATTAGAGGGTCCAATAATGTATGTCTTCCTTTGTTTCACATTACCAAATTTCATAATGATACCTTCAATATAAAGAAAGATAATGTAGTATAGATTTTACATCTGAAACTGGAATTGCttacaacatcatcatcatcatcatcattatattcttggatatttccttttcttgaaactgTAATGACCTACTTACCAAGAAATGATTAGTAAGTTTGACCTGAATATCAGAAATTCCTATATAACATAATTGGACAAATGTACAATGAAAACCAAGAATAACAAACAATACTGCGTTTCAAGTTGAGGTTGTTATATAAATCCTCACTTTCCATGTAGCTTCATTGAAGCCAAGAATAATGGCAAATAAATGGAGGATGTATTTAGAGGTCAGCTTAACGAGCCTCAAAAGACGAAATGTAATTTCATTAGCAGTGCAAGAATCAGGCCTGCTACTAGTAAATTCAGTTGGTATCACATCTATCAGAAAGCCTCGCTGTTTTGGCTGTGGTAGTGAACTCTTTCCATTCAACATCAGAACCACAGCTAACATATTTGGTCTGTCTTCTTCTGGACTCTGTTGGACACATAACAAACCGACATAAATGCACCTCAATATCTCCAACATAGAGCACGAGTCCTCAAACGAAGAATCAACTAAGATGATGAGGTCGATGATGGAAGCATGGATTCTTCTTTTCGCTTGCTATCTCCAATAACAGAAAACCGAAACTGAAGACATCAGATTTTACTGAAAATAGACCATATATCTGTTCTTTATTGTTTCAGTAATAGAGGGTCCATATTTACTGCAATTAATCTCATCGATTAGGAGCACCACATAAGTATGTTCCCAGTATATGTTGTTCCGTCTTGATACAAAGTGTCAAAATGTGGATTTCTTGAAATATTTCCCCTCAAATTTTTATAAGACATGTTGAGATGCTGTAGAAAATCCAACAATGTCAATGCCTATGGAATTTCACCTGTGAAATGGTTGTAACTGAGATGCAACGACTAGAGTGAAATCATCTCGCTGATAGTCTTTGGGATCACTCCAAAAAGATTGTTATTTTAAAGATTCAGCAATAGCAACGGGAGTCCACTTAAAAGGCCAATTGTCTCAGGAATTTTACCAGTTAGAGCTAGCATTGCTCGAGACGTCGGATCCAGTGTTGTAGGAATACACTGAATTAAGCCAATGTGTCTAGGGGACTATTTCTAGCTGAGCACCAGTGGACTTGAGGGAGTAAACATAACCTAAGATGGTTGCCTCATTTTGTCTTTTCAACATCATTTTCAAGCCATCAAGATTCTCAGGAATGGGACCGGACATATTTTTCCTGGACAAACCGATACATCGTAGATTTTCCAACTTCGTTAGACCTTCCGGATAGGTTCATTGCATGTGTTGATGCAAGCACGAGGATACGGAGGCTATGTGGCTCACCGATGAATTTTGGTATCCTTCCTTCAGATATATTGCCGGCCAATTTCAGAATCTCCAAATCTTGAAAGTTTTTGATAGCTCTTGGAAAAGATCCTTCGAAGTCATTCCTGTTCAGTTCCAGATAACGAAGGCTTGTAACGCGTTCAAGTTCTTTCGGAACACTTCCAGTGAGCTTGTTTTGTCCAAGATTAAGTAAATGAGAGACTTGCAGTTTCCCAAATTCCGTCGAATGGTGCCTGACTGTTATTACAATCTGAAAACTAATGCAAATCCATCACAAGATTTCATCAAACATGACCCctgcaaactttcatttttacgTTGTTTCAAACGAATGTTGCTTTTCATATTTAGTAActttttaacttcaacaactCATATACCATATTTGAtgccacaagattcaaaaatcttcttttctttaatcaaaacttcaaactaagacacataaaagaaaacatggagaGTAACATGACATTCCACAAcaatagaagaaaaagaaaaaaacagtaaatttaatattattGCTTGAGAGCactattcttttatatataagtataacAATCTTTCAATCTCCTAAGAAAAATCATCACAAGATTTCATCAAACATGACatttttaattaacttgaaTTTAAATTTGAAGATGATCTAGGATCCCAATACAGCCCAATCTCATCATCGACGCCCAATCCACGATCCTTAAACAAATCGAAACACACAAATGCATAGTACTCATTAGGCAACATCTCAATATAACATTCATAATCCTTAGTGTTGTTCTCTTCAGTAGTAACATCCCATAATTTCACATTCTTCTTGTGCCCTAACGTCACGAATTTTGTCATGTCCAACGTCCAGTACCGAAAAACATGCTCGAAAATGTCCGCGAACGGCAGCACCAACTTCCTGACGAACGCCTCATAAAGTGTGATGGCCTTCTTGATTGGCCACGGATTCTGCAGGCCTCTATGACCAGGGCGAATTCCATGTCCCGTATTTCTACTAGCTGACGAGTCACTAGCCATGGGGTGTTACTGTCTTTGcatgcttcttcttcttctgctttTGATGGAACGAAATTGTAGAAGAAAGTCTTCTTCATAGTATACTAATAATAACAACAGAAGTATGTCCATGATAAATTTTTACAATGTTGAGCAAAAATGTTTAGGATTTAATAGGAATGTTTTGGTATTAAGTTTGGAAAGTTATTTGATACTATAGATTATTTTCCTAATAAAGAGTGTTTTCCCATTTTGACTGTGAATAGGATTAGATAACTAAGGCCGGTTACGATTCTTTATGTGTGTATAGTACACCAAAATAAACATTATTAGaaatttatttaatgttttCTCAAATTGTGATTGAACTATTTTAAGATTTCCGCGTCACTTTCCTACTCCAACTAGATTTGATGTATCGGCTGCAGAAGCAAGTTATAAAAGGTAAATTAGtagtaattttatttaataacaTTGAATGACATATTTTATAACAAATGATAATTAATCGGTTACAATTGATTAAATTACActgataattaattatatttgacGTGTCCTATACACAAGCAAGTTAATTAGTTAAACAGTAATTGCAGGTAATtcaatttaaaattattaagtAATATAATCTATAATAAATGATAGCTAACtgattataataaaatatattacaCCGATAATGTACTATATTGACGTATCCGTACATAAGCGAGTCATTTAAAATGTTATTGCaggtaattttatttaatagttGATTACATTAAATCTATAATAAATGATAACTAACTAgttataataaattaaaatatatatttgacttCTATCATGCACAAACAGGTCATTTAAAATGTAATTTCAggtaattctatttaataaaaTTGATTAATATAATCTACAACAAAATGGTAATTAGCCGGTTATGATAAATTAAATTACACCGAtgatgtaaaaaattattacactatcagtgcatataacttaaatccatTCTATAATGAGTTGATAAATTTATAATGGAGATCTACAGTACTCCATTTTAATCGTTTGCCATAAAGTCTGAAGTGTTTGAAACAATACTTTCTATGCAATAATGCAATGGTTACCTATACAAGTATAATCTCAATTAATTATTTTGCTATAATATGTTTAATATCATTAGGCAACtatttaattctatttaattaaCTTAACTAAATAGTTAGGTAACTCCTTAATTACATTTGACGTATTCCGTACAGAAGCAGATTACTTAAAATGTAATTGCAAATAGTTCTATTTAATATTGTTAATTAATATAATCtataataaatgataattaATCgattataataaattaaaatacacTGACGATGTACTATCTTTGACTTATTATGTGCACAAGCAGGTCACTTAACATGTAATTGCAGGTAACTTTATGTAATAGAATCTATAATAAATGATAACTAACAAGTTATAATAAATTAAACTACAGATGATGTATATATTTGCCATATCTTGTGCACAAGTAGGTCACTTAAAATGTAATTGCAGGTAATTCTATATAGTATTGACTAATAtaatgtataattaatgataactaaccggaaataataattaaattacaaTGATGATGTAC is a window of Lycium ferocissimum isolate CSIRO_LF1 chromosome 12, AGI_CSIRO_Lferr_CH_V1, whole genome shotgun sequence DNA encoding:
- the LOC132040098 gene encoding protein DUF642 L-GALACTONO-1,4-LACTONE-RESPONSIVE GENE 2-like, which gives rise to MEEPMKMKAAAILLVLFCATLQVGSSLIDGLLPNGNFEQGPKESQMKNTRVMDPHAIPHWELSGYVEYIKSGQMQGDMLLPVPQGDFAVRLGEDASLKTKIMNVAKGTFYSLSFVFARTCAQEERLNVSVSPSTDPKDWGMLPLQTMYSSDGWDTYSWGFLAESNVIDIVLHNPAREKDPACGPLIDFVALKALKNPHRPKDNMLKNGNFEEGPYIFPNTNWGVLIPPNIEDDHCPLPGWMVESLKAIKYVDSDHFTVPEGKRAVELVAGRESSIAQEVITQAGKIYDLIFSVGDANNSCEGSMLVEAFAGKVALQVPYMSKGKGGFKRAKLRFTAMSRRTRVRFLSSYYHMKGDNSGSLCGPVVDDVRLVSVRNPRIP